Within the Nicotiana tabacum cultivar K326 chromosome 11, ASM71507v2, whole genome shotgun sequence genome, the region GGCTATTCTAGTAGCTATTTATCCGATCCCTCATCCTCAGAAAAGAGGCGAACTCGAGTTCATGTTTAACTTTCTATCCACAATTACACCCAATACCCTCATGGTAAGTGTAATGGTCGACCTATGAATACAGGTTAAATTACTAAATTTTAGTCGTCTTCCCTTTCTACTTGAATCTTTCCATTCCAAATCAACTGCTTTCCTAGACATGCACTGCATTACCGAATCACTCATGGCTATTAGTGACATGCTAAAGTAGCAACACTGATTGGCACTTCAAGATTAAAAGGTCAAAGGGTATTCTAATAAAAGTTGATATAACTTCTTTGGGATTTCACACAATGAAGAAACAGGTATTCATTCTTCCATTATCCCATGGTCGATAGCACATGTGGTATGAAACACATGTTACGGTGTTCTCATTATATTGGTGCGCGTGCCTAATTCTTTTAATCGTTCAACACCGTACAGATCTTGGTCTAGACACCTCTAAATGTCTAACCCGAGTTTCTCACTTCAATAATCCTCAAACCATCTTCTTAGAGAAACATCCATCTGGCTTACAAAACAAGTCATAATCGAATAGTGATATTTGTAAGTCTGATTAATTGTCAAGACCGACCTCTACAAGTAAATATAACCTCACATTATCCAAGGTTCCATAATGTCTCATCTCTTCACGATTCTTAACGTAAGAGGCGATTTCTCGTGTGAGAGAGCCAATCTCGCGACTTGTTCGACACACTTTATCAACAAAACATCATCACACACATACGAGATATAAGCATAATTCAAGAGTCAAATATTGATGAGCATATTTTAATACTTTAGTCATTTTACAATACATAAATATTTTCATATCCTTTGCAAACCTAAAGCCATAACATGTTTCTCAAACAGTTCTCTAGATATCGCCTTTGTAAAAGGATCAACTATCATGCTTCGCGTAGGAATGTATTGTAAATTTATCTCTCCACTTGCTACCATGTCTCTTACAAAGTTATACTTGATGTCAATGTGTTTGGTCTCGCTATGATACTTAGGATCTTTTGTATATGCAAtagccgcttgactatcacaataaaTTTCATGGGACCCTGAGAGTTCTATGTAATATTCAAATGCTCAAAGAATCTCTTCAACCAAACAGCTTCTTGTACTGTAGACGCACAATCCACGAACTCAGCTTCCATTGTTGAAAGGGCTATGCAGGTTTGTTTCTTACTTTTCCATGACATAGCACCACCATTAAGTAAGAAGGCATAACTGGATGTTGATTTTCTATCATTCCGATCAccagcccaatcagcatctgtataTCCTCTCAAGTATAAATCATTTCCACTATAACATAGTGAATAATCTGCAGTTCCCTTCAGGTATCTGAAAATTCTCTTCACAGCTTTCCAATGATCTCTTCCAGGATTGGATTGATACCTGCTAACCAGACCTACGACATAACAAATATCTGGGCGAGTACACAACATAGCGTACATCAAGCTCCCGACAACACTTGAATATGGAACTCGAGACatgtcttccttttcattttcagtcTTGGGACACATTTCAAGGCTTAAAATTTCACCTCTCTCTATAGGAGTATCCATGGATTTGCAACTATTCATACGAAAACGCTccaaaattttctttatataagttTCTTGAGATAAACTCAATAACTTATTGGAACGATCTCTTTCGATCTTAACTCCAAGGATATAGTCTGCCTCGCTCATATCTTTCATGTCAAATGACTTTGAAAGCCATGACTTGATAGTTTTCACTTACTCCAAATTTTTTCTAGCTAATAAAATATCGTCCACATAAAGAGAAAGAATTACAAACATCCCATTGGACTTTTTCACATAAATGCAATGGTCTTCATCGATCATGGTGAAATCATATGATATCACCTCCTTGTGAAATCtcaaataccattgccttgaAGATTGCTCCAGGCCATAAACAGATCTTTTCAAtttacataccttcttttcttggcCTTTAACGATGAAGCCtacaggttgttccatgtagatttcttcatTTAGTTCTCCATTGAGAAAAGCTGTCTTCACGTCCATTTGATGTAATTCCAAATCCAAATGTGCAACAATAGCCAAAAGTAAGCGAATTGAGGTAAACTTCACAACTGGTGAAAATGTTTCCTCATAATCTATTCCAGCTTCTTGAGTAAAGCCTTTTGCCACCAATCGTGCCTTGTATTTTTCTATTGACCCATCCATTTTGCGTTTAACTTTGAGGACCCATTTGTTCCCAATGGCTCTATGCCCAGGCATAAAATCAACTAGATCCCAGACTTTGTTGGTTTTCATGGACTCTAGTCCTTCTTTCATTGCTTTCATCCACTCATCTTTTCCAGGGCTCGATAAAGCCTCAGTCACAGACTTTGGCTCATCCATTTCTGTGGGAGATACCAAGAAAATATAATCTTCCATTTCATAAGTACGTTTGGGTATATTTTTCATGGAACTCTTTCGTAGTTGAAATTCAGGTTCGTTAGAAGGATTTCGGGATTGAGAGTTCCCACTCCCACTCCCACTCGGATCAAGAATAAGATCTTGATCAATTTGATTATCAATTGTGTCAAAAGACACTTGCTGACTATCTGGGTTCAACATTTCATAAAGAGCCTCTCCATTCTTTACCTCGCCCTTCTTTGGAAAATCATTTTCCATAAAAGTGACATCTCGCGATTCAATCTCAGTAACACTTTCATCCTCTAATCCACTAATGAACATATACCCTTTGGAGTGTTCTGAATATCTTATAAAGATACATTTCTTGATGTTTGGACTTAATTTATCAAACTTGCTAAAAGAATCTTTTACATATACAGCACAACCCCAAGGTTGTAAATCCTTTAAGTTTGGTTTATGACCAGTCCATAGCTCATAAAGAGTGGAAGAAACTGATTTAGAAGGCACTTTTTTAATATATAAGTTGCAGTCAATAACGCATCTCCCCAAAAGGAGATAGGTAAATTTGTTTGCGCCATCATGGACCTTATCATGTCCAGTAGTGTTCTATTCCTCCTTTCTggtacaccattttgttgaggtgtgtaTGGAATAGTTAACTCTCTGGTGATTCCCTTTTAATTGCACAATCCTTCAAATTCTTTTGAAAGATATTCACGCCCTCTATCGGTTTTATGGTCTTAATCCTTTTGTCTAATTTATTCTCAACTTCATTCACATATTTCTTAAAGCATTCAAGTGCTTCAGATTTATGAGAGATCAGATAGACATAACCAAAGCGTGTGAAATCATCAATGAACGTAATGAAATATAAAGCACTAGACCTAGCCCTCacattcattggaccacagaTATCAGAATGGATTAATTGCAATGGAAAATGAGCTCTCTTAGCCTTTCCAAATGGTTTACGTATAATCTTTCCAGCAAGACAATTTTCACAATTTGGCATTTCAATTTTAGAGAAAGGACCTAGATGTCCTTCCTTAGCCAATCTATTCATTCGATCCTGCCCTATGTGACCTAATTTTGCATGCCATGTAATAACATCAACATCATTGTTAATAGAATAACATGTCATAACACAACGGTCAACATAATAGTTATACGTAGAAGGATTACAATCTAACACAATAAAACCATCATAACGATGTCTAAACCCATAAAAAACATTGTCTTGAGTAATTCTAAGACCACTACGACTAAATATCAAATTGAAATCTAAATCTTGAAGAATAGACACAGATACTAAGTTTTGTCGAATCTCTGGAACATATAGGACGTCATGCAACATCAAAGATTAACCACCACGCATGTCCATTCTGCAAGTGCCTATCCTTTTGACTTCAAGCTTTGCATTGTTTCCCATATATACATGCTTTGATCTAGGTGGAACTCGACGAAACTCTATAAATGCTTCTCTATTGCGACTCACATGGTTAGTGGCCCCTAAGTCTACAATCCACACAGGATAAGATTCAGTTAGTAAAACAGTGCTAGAAATATATATAGCACTAAGAGATGCGCTTTGAAATGCTAGCTTTTCGGCTCAGTGCACTCACGAGCAAAATGCCCTGGGACTTGGCAATTGTAATACTTCATCTTGCTCTTGTCTTTCTTCTTGTAGAACCGTTTTCCTTTCTTGGAATTTGGCTTGTTTCTTTTTTTGGAGGGTCCTTCTCCGGTCTCCTTACCCTTTCCGTCATTTTTCCAGTTTCTCTTGCGCTTGAAGCTTGATCTCTTTGTACCACTTGATTCTGACACAAAGGCATTAGGTACAGCTTTAGCAGCACCAAGTCGCTCGTCTTCAAGCTCCACATGACGGCAACATCAACAAAAGTTTTGATGCTATCATTGTGGGTTAAGTTAACCTTCAAATGTTCCCAACTATTGGGTAGAGACCAGATCACTGCATGAACCTGCTGCTCATCAGAGAGAACATGGCCAACACTCCACAATATAAAGAACAAAGTAAGAGACTCCAAGAAAGCAAACTAAATTATAGATACGAAAGTTTCCCTACAAAGGGGttggcttcaacaacccataaaggacggcttgccaagctacacaaacAGTTAATTTGTTTATACTCGCAAAAGTTTTCCTACAAAGGGgctggcttcaacaacccataacGGACGGTTTGCCAAGCTATACAACTCATAAAacttttgtactataaccaacGTTAGCTGTTTATAACTCAGAAAACTTTCGTACTACAATAAGCTAATTTTCAAAGAGTTttcttactctattttcataCATGGACCGACCTTTCTATCCAttcgaaagaaagaacaagagggAAATTTAGAAAGCACTCATATATAATATATCACAAAAGATTTACAAAGGTTACAAGATGATCTTCCAACTACTACAAGGCCTCCTGTATATAGGACTAGCAGGCTATTACAAGACAAActtacataataaaataaacctaTCTTACATGGCAAACCTATCTACATGTGGGTCCTTTTTGGCATGTGAAGGACTTTAGGCAAAACAACTAAAAAGCTCCTAAAAACATGTGAAAGGGGCGAAATATACATGGTATAACATGTGAAAGTATGAGGGAGCATGTGACTACATATGAAAATAGGGTGTTGCATGTGACGAAGCATGTGGAAGCATGTGAAAACAAGTGGAAGTGGGGCCCGGATAGTATGGAAAGATGTGAAAATTTGCCTTGCCATGGGTAGATGATTTTGAAGGGTTTTTTGGTGGGTAATGTAGGATTATGGTGCGATTAGTAGGGATTTAAATAATTATCCTTCATTGATTCTTGGGTTGTCTTCTAGGCATCTTTTTGTGTAGTAATGCCTGGAACTTGACGGTCTTTCTCCGTTGTGTTCTTTCTCCTTTGGATTGAGAGATGTAATCCACAACTTTAATTTGGAAATATCGTGAGTGATCTTTTCTCGGATGACTTCGTATGGGGTTTGATATTCTTTTGCTGCTTCCCTGACTCTTTCCCAGTGAGGATGAGTATTGGTATAATTCCAGCTTGCCCAATCTTTTGTCCATATCTCTCTCGGGATACACCTATTTTGTTGGAAAAAGATTCTTTGTGCCTCGCTATATTCTTCCTCCATTGATAAAATGGACACGAGAAATTTCCACCAGAATGATGCCTCTGCTTGTGCCTGGACTTTTCCATTAATGATCTTCACTGGCCTATGGAACATAAATATCTTTGTTGCGTAGGAATCGCTGAAACATTTCATCCAATATCTTCTAGGCTTGAACCATAATACTTTAAGAGCTGGTGCAATGTTATCAAAATCCTTGAAGACGTTGCATTTGAATTCCATGAAAATATAATACTGATGGCATAAGTACCAGAAAAACCATAATAGTTCTTGTGGAAAATCCTTGGTTATCTTTGAACTTTCCACTAGCGTATCCACATATTTTCCTCTAGCCATCTTATTCTTCAAATAGAACAGCACTCCAATATTCATTGTTGGCATCAGTTTGCAATATCTTCTTACCGTCTGAAGGGATATAGAGAGACTTGACATTTTTAGAAATCTCCTTTATTTCCTTGACTGCTTCATCTTGTTTCTTTCCCCATGGTGGAGCATTTTTCTTGAGCATCTTTGTGAGTGGAGAAATGTATATAgagatatttgggatgaaatctctCACATAATTTACTATGCCCAAGAATTGTTGGATCTACTTTGTTGTGAGGTTGATATCCGAAAATTTGAGTAATTATTGACATATATGTGGTCCTGGACTGTATTCACCTTGGATAAAATGCACTCCAAGAAAATTAATCTTGttttgagcaagaaccatcttttTTGCTGAAAGCATGATTCCGTACTGTGTTACCAATGCCTCAAATTGACGAAGCAAGTTGATATGTTCCTCAAATGTATCACTAAATAACAGGATGTCATCTATATAAACTAAAGAGGTATGGAGGATGGTTGGAATATTTTTATCATGGCTTTTTGGAACAAGGAGGGTGCAgttttcaacccgaagggcatgaCTTTCCATTGGAAGTGATAATCGGGGATGCAAAATTCCGTTTTGGGTCTTTCTTCAGGGTGGATTCTCAATTGCCAAAATTCGGATTTTAAATCaaacttggaaaaatatttggcCTTGGCTAAGTGGGAGAAAAGGGCGAGTTTATTTGGGATAGAAAACTTATCATCTTGGAGGAAATAGTTAAGTGGCTGGTAGTTGATGACTAACCTGAGTTTTCCTCTTGTTTGTTCAGCTTTTTTGTTGACATAAAATGCTTCGCATGCCCATTGTGAATCTGATGGCTCTATcagatcaaattccaaaagttcTTCACATTCTTTCTTTGCAAGTTGAAGATGGTCTGGATTCATCCTTGAATGGCTGGCATTTGTTGGgttgatattttcattcttcttgaaAGGGAGCTTGATAAAAAACTCTTCGTTTTTCCATGACCGGTGTTTCCCTTTCTTCATGAAATCCTTATGGGATTCAACACTTGAATGTTCAATGAGATTTTGCTCAATCTCTTTGATTTGTTTATCGTCGGTGATTTGGAATAGCCTTGGAATCTCAGAATAAGGTCTGAACTACTTTTTAAAAGTTATCTCGTTAGCCTTGATCGGGAGTTGATCTCTAAGTTGTTTGTAAATGTCAAATCCAATAATAAGATCCTTTCCTGGTACATCAGATCCTAGCAGCTTGGTTCTGTACTTCAATCGCGGAAAAAACTCAATTGTGACTGGATGCTTTGTGATGACGGTGGTAGTCAGGATTCCATTTGATGCAGTGTTAAAATCCTTAAAGTGCGGCACTCATTGATCTTCAGGGAGAACAGCATGATTTAAGAGTGAGGAAGCAGATCCAGTGTCGATGAAAGCAATAACTCgagttggtttatcccatttggaTGAATAGACCTTGAGTTATACTTGAGGAACAACTACGAGAGTGTTGATCTCCTCTCGGGCTTCAATCACTGGTTCTGAAATTTGGTAGTGATCATTGCCTTGATCTTCATAGAcatcaagagagaataaagtttCTTTATTAGGTTCATCATCCACAGAGAATATGGATTCAAGGTCCTCATCTTTTTCGAGATGTATGCCAATGTAATCTTCGATCTCTTCAAGGAGTTTGACAGATCTTCTCGATTAGGGATAGTTTTTAGCGAAATGTCCAATCTTGTGGCAAATAAAACATCTatttttcttgtgaaaatttcCTGGACTTCTACGTCTGAAATATTTTGTGCGTCTCTTGGACCTTGATTTCCTGTCTAGAATTCTTGGCCATTTGAAC harbors:
- the LOC142165923 gene encoding secreted RxLR effector protein 161-like; the protein is MKDMSEADYILGVKIERDRSNKLLSLSQETYIKKILERFRMNSCKSMDTPIERGEILSLEMCPKTENEKEDMSRVPYSSVVGSLMYAMLCTRPDICYVVGLVSRYQSNPGRDHWKAVKRIFRYLKGTADYSLCYSGNDLYLRGYTDADWAGDRNDRKSTSSYAFLLNGGAMSWKSKKQTCIALSTMEAEFVDCASTVQEAVWLKRFFEHLNIT